In a genomic window of Zonotrichia albicollis isolate bZonAlb1 chromosome 7, bZonAlb1.hap1, whole genome shotgun sequence:
- the LOC141729526 gene encoding olfactory receptor 14J1-like, producing the protein MSNSSSIRHFLLLALADTRQLQLLHFCLLLGISLAALLGNGLIISAVACGHHLHTPMFFFLLNLALTDLGSICTTVPKAMHNSLWDTRNISYTGCAAQLFFFVFFISAELSILTIMCYDRYVSICKPLHYGTLLGSRACAHMAAAAWASAFLTALLHTANTFSLPLCHGNALGQFFCEIPQILKLSCSHSNLRELGLLVFSICLALGCFVFIVFSYVQIFRAVLRIPSEQGRHKAFSTCLPHLAVVSLFLSTATFSDLKPPSMSSPSLDLALSLLSSVVTPALNPLIYSLRNQELKAAVRRLMTGWFQKH; encoded by the coding sequence atgtccaacagcagctccatcaggcacttcctcctgctggcattggcagacacgcggcagctgcagctcctgcacttctgcctcttgctgggcatctccctggctgccctcctgggcaacggcctcatcatcagcgccgtagcctgcggccaccacctgcacacgcccatgttcttcttcctgctcaatctggccctcactgacctgggctccatctgcactactgtccccaaagccatgcacaattccctctgggacaccaggaacatctcctacactggatgtgctgcacagctctttttctttgtgttcttcatctcagcagagctttccatcctgaccatcatgtgctacgaccgctacgtgtccatctgcaaacccctgcactacgggaccctcctgggcagcagagcttgtgcccacatggcagcagctgcctgggccagtgcctttctcactgCTTTGCttcacacagccaatacattttccctgcccctgtgccatggcaatgccctgggccagttcttctgtgaaatcccacagatcctcaagctctcctgctcacattCCAACCTCAGGGAACTGGGACTTCTTGTGTTTTCCATCTGTTTAGCACTTGGTTGTTTTgtattcattgttttctcctatgtgcagatcttcagggccgtgctgaggatcccctctgagcagggacggcacaaagccttttccacctgcctccctcacctggccgtggtctctctgttcctcagcactgccacatTTTCTGActtgaagcccccctccatgtcctccccatccctggatctggccctttCACTTCTGTCCTCAGTGGTTACTCCAGCCCTGaatcccctcatctacagcctgaggaaccaggagctcaaggctgcagtgaggagactgatgactgggtGGTTTCAGAagcattaa